Proteins encoded by one window of Camelus dromedarius isolate mCamDro1 chromosome 27, mCamDro1.pat, whole genome shotgun sequence:
- the TMEM259 gene encoding membralin isoform X3, protein MSEQAAPGAPGPGPNGGGAGAGPAPARGPRTPNLNPNPLINVRDRLFHALFFKMAVTYSRLFPPAFRRLFEFFVLLKFCDGGSHGSFPGLAVEPAGLELEEEEEEEELTMEMFGNSSIKFELDIEPKVLKPPGGPKALNDSQDFPFPETPAKVWPQDEYIVEYSLEYGFLRLSQATRQRLSIPVMVVTLDPTRDQCFGDRFSRLLLAEFLGYDDILMSSVKGLAENEENKGFLRNVVSGEHYRFVSMWMARTSYLAAFVIMVIFTLSVSMLLRYSHHQIFVFIVDLLQMLEMNMAIAFPAAPLLTVILALVGMEAIMSEFFNDTTTAFYIILIVWLADQYDAICCHTNTSKRHWLRFFYLYHFAFYAYHYRFNGQYSSLALVASWLFIQHSMIYFFHHYELPAILQQIRIQEMLLQAPPLGPGTPTALPDDLNNNGGAPAATPDSAGQPPALGPSLQGAGGGPGPVAEAPSSLVAAAASVAAAASGDLGWMAETAAIITDASFLSGLSASLLDRRPAIPRAAQDSTPQSDSPGPDTTPQAARVSGRSLASMALVDAPSEVGS, encoded by the exons ATGTCGGAGCAGGCGGCGCCCGGGGCCCCGGGGCCCGGGCCCAACGGCGGCGGCGCCGGCGCCGGCCCGGCCCCCGCACGCGGGCCTCGCACTCCCAACCTCAACCCCAACCCTCTCATCAACGTGCGCGACCGGCTCTTCCACGCGCTCTTCTTCAAGATGGCTGTCACCTACTCGCGCCTCTTCCCGCCTGCCTTCCGCCGTCTCTTCGAGTTCTTCGTGTTGCTCAAG TTCTGTGATGGCGGCAGCCACGGCAGCTTCCCTGGCCTGGCCGTGGAGCCGGCCGgcctggagctggaggaggaggaggaagaggaggagctgacCATGGAGATGTTTGGGAACAGCTCCATCAAG TTTGAGCTGGACATCGAGCCCAAGGTGCTCAAGCCACCGGGTGGCCCCAAGGCCCTGAACGACAGCCAGGACTTCCCCTTCCCTGAGACACCCGCAAAAG TGTGGCCACAGGACGAGTACATCGTGGAGTACTCGCTGGAATACGGCTTCCTGAGGCTGTCACAGGCCACGCGGCAGCGGTTGAGCATCCCCGTCATGGTGGTCACCCTGG ACCCCACGCGGGACCAGTGCTTCGGGGATCGCTTCAGCCGCCTGCTGCTGGCCGAGTTCCTGGGCTACGACGACATCCTCATGTCCAGTGTGAAGGGCCTGGCCGAGAACGAGGAGAACAAGG GCTTCCTGCGCAACGTGGTGTCCGGGGAGCATTACCGCTTCGTGAGCATGTGGATGGCCCGCACGTCGTATTTGGCCGCCTTCGTCATCATGGTCATCTTC ACCCTGAGCGTGTCCATGCTGCTGCGCTACTCCCACCACCAGATCTTTGTCTTCATTG TGGACCTGCTGCAGATGCTGGAGATGAACATGGCCATCGCCTTCCCCGCGGCGCCGCTGCTGACCGTCATCCTGGCCCTTGTGG GGATGGAAGCCATCATGTCCGAGTTCTTCAACGACACCACCACGGCCTTCTACATCATCCTCATTGTGTGGCTGGCTGACCAGTATGACGCCATCTGCTGTCACACCAACACCAGCAAGCGGCACTGGCTTCG GTTCTTCTACCTGTACCACTTCGCCTTCTACGCCTACCACTACCGCTTCAACGGCCAGTACAGCAGCCTGGCCCTTGTCGCCTCCTGGCTCTTCATCCAG CATTCCATGATCTACTTCTTCCACCACTATGAGCTGCCTGCCATCCTGCAGCAGATCCGCATCCAGGAGATGCTGCTGCAGGCCCCGCCGCTGGGCCCCGGCACCCCCACGGCGCTGCCGGATGACCTCAACAACAATGGAGGTGCCCCGGCCGCCACCCCCGACTCTGCCggccagccccctgccctgggccctagCTTGCAGGGTGCCGGCGGGGGCCCCGGGCCTGTGGCTGAGGCACCCAGTTCCTTGGTGGCCGCGGCGGCCTCGGTGGCTGCTGCAGCCAGTGGTGACCTGGGTTGGATGGCAGAGACGGCCGCCATCATCACAGATGCCTCCTTCCTATCTGGCCTGAGCGCCTCCCTCCTGGACCGGCGGCCGGCAATCCCCCGGGCTGCCCAGGACAGTACCCCCCAAAGCGACTCCCCGGGGCCTGACACAACCCCTCAGGCTGCCAGGGTGAGTGGGCGTAGCCTTGCATCCATGGCCCTGGTGGATGCACCCTCGGAAGTCGGCTCCTGA
- the TMEM259 gene encoding membralin isoform X1 produces MSEQAAPGAPGPGPNGGGAGAGPAPARGPRTPNLNPNPLINVRDRLFHALFFKMAVTYSRLFPPAFRRLFEFFVLLKALFVLFVLAYIHIVFSRSPINCLEHVRDKWPREGILRVEVQHNSSRAPVFLQFCDGGSHGSFPGLAVEPAGLELEEEEEEEELTMEMFGNSSIKFELDIEPKVLKPPGGPKALNDSQDFPFPETPAKVWPQDEYIVEYSLEYGFLRLSQATRQRLSIPVMVVTLDPTRDQCFGDRFSRLLLAEFLGYDDILMSSVKGLAENEENKGFLRNVVSGEHYRFVSMWMARTSYLAAFVIMVIFTLSVSMLLRYSHHQIFVFIVDLLQMLEMNMAIAFPAAPLLTVILALVGMEAIMSEFFNDTTTAFYIILIVWLADQYDAICCHTNTSKRHWLRFFYLYHFAFYAYHYRFNGQYSSLALVASWLFIQHSMIYFFHHYELPAILQQIRIQEMLLQAPPLGPGTPTALPDDLNNNGGAPAATPDSAGQPPALGPSLQGAGGGPGPVAEAPSSLVAAAASVAAAASGDLGWMAETAAIITDASFLSGLSASLLDRRPAIPRAAQDSTPQSDSPGPDTTPQAARVSGRSLASMALVDAPSEVGS; encoded by the exons ATGTCGGAGCAGGCGGCGCCCGGGGCCCCGGGGCCCGGGCCCAACGGCGGCGGCGCCGGCGCCGGCCCGGCCCCCGCACGCGGGCCTCGCACTCCCAACCTCAACCCCAACCCTCTCATCAACGTGCGCGACCGGCTCTTCCACGCGCTCTTCTTCAAGATGGCTGTCACCTACTCGCGCCTCTTCCCGCCTGCCTTCCGCCGTCTCTTCGAGTTCTTCGTGTTGCTCAAG gcCTTGTTCGTGCTCTTCGTCCTGGCCTACATCCACATTGTCTTTTCCCGCTCGCCCATCAACTGTCTGGAGCACGTGCGGGACAAGTGGCCGCGAGAAGGCATCCTGCGCGTCGAGGTGCAGCACAACTCGAGCCGCGCGCCCGTCTTCCTGCAGTTCTGTGATGGCGGCAGCCACGGCAGCTTCCCTGGCCTGGCCGTGGAGCCGGCCGgcctggagctggaggaggaggaggaagaggaggagctgacCATGGAGATGTTTGGGAACAGCTCCATCAAG TTTGAGCTGGACATCGAGCCCAAGGTGCTCAAGCCACCGGGTGGCCCCAAGGCCCTGAACGACAGCCAGGACTTCCCCTTCCCTGAGACACCCGCAAAAG TGTGGCCACAGGACGAGTACATCGTGGAGTACTCGCTGGAATACGGCTTCCTGAGGCTGTCACAGGCCACGCGGCAGCGGTTGAGCATCCCCGTCATGGTGGTCACCCTGG ACCCCACGCGGGACCAGTGCTTCGGGGATCGCTTCAGCCGCCTGCTGCTGGCCGAGTTCCTGGGCTACGACGACATCCTCATGTCCAGTGTGAAGGGCCTGGCCGAGAACGAGGAGAACAAGG GCTTCCTGCGCAACGTGGTGTCCGGGGAGCATTACCGCTTCGTGAGCATGTGGATGGCCCGCACGTCGTATTTGGCCGCCTTCGTCATCATGGTCATCTTC ACCCTGAGCGTGTCCATGCTGCTGCGCTACTCCCACCACCAGATCTTTGTCTTCATTG TGGACCTGCTGCAGATGCTGGAGATGAACATGGCCATCGCCTTCCCCGCGGCGCCGCTGCTGACCGTCATCCTGGCCCTTGTGG GGATGGAAGCCATCATGTCCGAGTTCTTCAACGACACCACCACGGCCTTCTACATCATCCTCATTGTGTGGCTGGCTGACCAGTATGACGCCATCTGCTGTCACACCAACACCAGCAAGCGGCACTGGCTTCG GTTCTTCTACCTGTACCACTTCGCCTTCTACGCCTACCACTACCGCTTCAACGGCCAGTACAGCAGCCTGGCCCTTGTCGCCTCCTGGCTCTTCATCCAG CATTCCATGATCTACTTCTTCCACCACTATGAGCTGCCTGCCATCCTGCAGCAGATCCGCATCCAGGAGATGCTGCTGCAGGCCCCGCCGCTGGGCCCCGGCACCCCCACGGCGCTGCCGGATGACCTCAACAACAATGGAGGTGCCCCGGCCGCCACCCCCGACTCTGCCggccagccccctgccctgggccctagCTTGCAGGGTGCCGGCGGGGGCCCCGGGCCTGTGGCTGAGGCACCCAGTTCCTTGGTGGCCGCGGCGGCCTCGGTGGCTGCTGCAGCCAGTGGTGACCTGGGTTGGATGGCAGAGACGGCCGCCATCATCACAGATGCCTCCTTCCTATCTGGCCTGAGCGCCTCCCTCCTGGACCGGCGGCCGGCAATCCCCCGGGCTGCCCAGGACAGTACCCCCCAAAGCGACTCCCCGGGGCCTGACACAACCCCTCAGGCTGCCAGGGTGAGTGGGCGTAGCCTTGCATCCATGGCCCTGGTGGATGCACCCTCGGAAGTCGGCTCCTGA
- the CNN2 gene encoding calponin-2, whose protein sequence is MSSTQFNKGPSYGLSAEVKNRLLSKYDPQKEAELRSWIEGLTGLSIGPDFQKGLKDGLILCTLMNKLQPGSVPKINRSMQNWHQLENLSNFIKAMVSYGMNPVDLFEANDLFESGNLTQVQVSLLALAGKAKTKGLQSGVDIGVKYSEKQERNFDDATMKAGQCVIGLQMGTNKCASQSGMTAYGTRRHLYDPKNHILPPMDHSTISLQMGTNKCASQVGMTAPGTRRHIYDTKLGTDKCDNSSMSLQMGYTQGANQSGQVFGLGRQIYDPKYCPQGPAADGAPGAAGDCPSPGEAPEYPSYYQEEAGY, encoded by the exons ATGAGCTCCACGCAGTTCAATAAGGGACCCTCGTACGGGCTCTCGGCCGAGGTCAAGAACCGG cTCCTGTCCAAGTATGACCCTCAGAAGGAGGCGGAACTCCGCAGCTGGATTGAGGGACTCACCGGCCTCTCCATAGGCCCCGACTTCCAAAAGGGGTTGAAGGACGGACTTATCTTATGCAC ACTCATGAATAAGCTGCAACCAGGCTCAGTCCCCAAGATCAACCGCTCCATGCAGAACTGGCACCAG ctaGAAAACCTCTCCAACTTCATCAAGGCCATGGTCAGCTACGGCATGAACCCCGTGGATCTGTTCGAGGCCAACGACCTGTTTGAGAGTGGCAACCTGACACAGGTGCAGGTGTCTCTTCTTGCCCTGGCTGGGaag gCTAAGACGAAGGGGCTGCAGAGTGGTGTGGACATTGGTGTCAAATACTCGGAGAAACAGGAACGGAACTTCGACGATGCCACCATGAAGGCGGGCCAGTGCGTCATCGGGCTGCAG aTGGGCACCAACAAATGTGCCAGCCAGTCGGGCATGACGGCTTACGGCACCAGGAGGCATCTGTACGACCCCAAGAACCATATCCTGCCACCCATGGACCACTCAACCATCAGCCTCCAGATGGGCACGAACAAGTGTGCCAGCCAG gtGGGCATGACGGCTCCAGGGACCCGGCGGCACATCTATGACACCAAGCTGGGGACAGACAAATGTGACAATTCCTCCATGTCCCTGCAGATGGGCTACACACAGGGCGCCAACCAGAGCGGCCAGGTGTTCGGCCTGGGCCGACAGATATACGACCCCAAGTACTGCCCGCAAGGCCCAGCAGCCGATGGCGCTCCAGGGGCTGCCGGTGActgccccagcccaggggaggccCCAGAGTACCCCTCCTACTACCAGGAGGAGGCAGGCTACTGA
- the TMEM259 gene encoding membralin isoform X2, with protein MSEQAAPGAPGPGPNGGGAGAGPAPARGPRTPNLNPNPLINVRDRLFHALFFKMAVTYSRLFPPAFRRLFEFFVLLKALFVLFVLAYIHIVFSRSPINCLEHVRDKWPREGILRVEVQHNSSRAPVFLQFCDGGSHGSFPGLAVEPAGLELEEEEEEEELTMEMFGNSSIKFELDIEPKVLKPPGGPKALNDSQDFPFPETPAKVWPQDEYIVEYSLEYGFLRLSQATRQRLSIPVMVVTLDPTRDQCFGDRFSRLLLAEFLGYDDILMSSVKGLAENEENKGFLRNVVSGEHYRFVSMWMARTSYLAAFVIMVIFTLSVSMLLRYSHHQIFVFIDLLQMLEMNMAIAFPAAPLLTVILALVGMEAIMSEFFNDTTTAFYIILIVWLADQYDAICCHTNTSKRHWLRFFYLYHFAFYAYHYRFNGQYSSLALVASWLFIQHSMIYFFHHYELPAILQQIRIQEMLLQAPPLGPGTPTALPDDLNNNGGAPAATPDSAGQPPALGPSLQGAGGGPGPVAEAPSSLVAAAASVAAAASGDLGWMAETAAIITDASFLSGLSASLLDRRPAIPRAAQDSTPQSDSPGPDTTPQAARVSGRSLASMALVDAPSEVGS; from the exons ATGTCGGAGCAGGCGGCGCCCGGGGCCCCGGGGCCCGGGCCCAACGGCGGCGGCGCCGGCGCCGGCCCGGCCCCCGCACGCGGGCCTCGCACTCCCAACCTCAACCCCAACCCTCTCATCAACGTGCGCGACCGGCTCTTCCACGCGCTCTTCTTCAAGATGGCTGTCACCTACTCGCGCCTCTTCCCGCCTGCCTTCCGCCGTCTCTTCGAGTTCTTCGTGTTGCTCAAG gcCTTGTTCGTGCTCTTCGTCCTGGCCTACATCCACATTGTCTTTTCCCGCTCGCCCATCAACTGTCTGGAGCACGTGCGGGACAAGTGGCCGCGAGAAGGCATCCTGCGCGTCGAGGTGCAGCACAACTCGAGCCGCGCGCCCGTCTTCCTGCAGTTCTGTGATGGCGGCAGCCACGGCAGCTTCCCTGGCCTGGCCGTGGAGCCGGCCGgcctggagctggaggaggaggaggaagaggaggagctgacCATGGAGATGTTTGGGAACAGCTCCATCAAG TTTGAGCTGGACATCGAGCCCAAGGTGCTCAAGCCACCGGGTGGCCCCAAGGCCCTGAACGACAGCCAGGACTTCCCCTTCCCTGAGACACCCGCAAAAG TGTGGCCACAGGACGAGTACATCGTGGAGTACTCGCTGGAATACGGCTTCCTGAGGCTGTCACAGGCCACGCGGCAGCGGTTGAGCATCCCCGTCATGGTGGTCACCCTGG ACCCCACGCGGGACCAGTGCTTCGGGGATCGCTTCAGCCGCCTGCTGCTGGCCGAGTTCCTGGGCTACGACGACATCCTCATGTCCAGTGTGAAGGGCCTGGCCGAGAACGAGGAGAACAAGG GCTTCCTGCGCAACGTGGTGTCCGGGGAGCATTACCGCTTCGTGAGCATGTGGATGGCCCGCACGTCGTATTTGGCCGCCTTCGTCATCATGGTCATCTTC ACCCTGAGCGTGTCCATGCTGCTGCGCTACTCCCACCACCAGATCTTTGTCTTCATTG ACCTGCTGCAGATGCTGGAGATGAACATGGCCATCGCCTTCCCCGCGGCGCCGCTGCTGACCGTCATCCTGGCCCTTGTGG GGATGGAAGCCATCATGTCCGAGTTCTTCAACGACACCACCACGGCCTTCTACATCATCCTCATTGTGTGGCTGGCTGACCAGTATGACGCCATCTGCTGTCACACCAACACCAGCAAGCGGCACTGGCTTCG GTTCTTCTACCTGTACCACTTCGCCTTCTACGCCTACCACTACCGCTTCAACGGCCAGTACAGCAGCCTGGCCCTTGTCGCCTCCTGGCTCTTCATCCAG CATTCCATGATCTACTTCTTCCACCACTATGAGCTGCCTGCCATCCTGCAGCAGATCCGCATCCAGGAGATGCTGCTGCAGGCCCCGCCGCTGGGCCCCGGCACCCCCACGGCGCTGCCGGATGACCTCAACAACAATGGAGGTGCCCCGGCCGCCACCCCCGACTCTGCCggccagccccctgccctgggccctagCTTGCAGGGTGCCGGCGGGGGCCCCGGGCCTGTGGCTGAGGCACCCAGTTCCTTGGTGGCCGCGGCGGCCTCGGTGGCTGCTGCAGCCAGTGGTGACCTGGGTTGGATGGCAGAGACGGCCGCCATCATCACAGATGCCTCCTTCCTATCTGGCCTGAGCGCCTCCCTCCTGGACCGGCGGCCGGCAATCCCCCGGGCTGCCCAGGACAGTACCCCCCAAAGCGACTCCCCGGGGCCTGACACAACCCCTCAGGCTGCCAGGGTGAGTGGGCGTAGCCTTGCATCCATGGCCCTGGTGGATGCACCCTCGGAAGTCGGCTCCTGA